A single genomic interval of Malania oleifera isolate guangnan ecotype guangnan chromosome 11, ASM2987363v1, whole genome shotgun sequence harbors:
- the LOC131168046 gene encoding small ribosomal subunit protein uS12-like yields the protein MGKTRGMGAGRKLKSHRRLQRWADKAYKKSHLGNEWKKPFAGSSHAKGIVLEKIGIEAKQPNSAIRKCARVQLIKNGKKIAAFVPNDGCLNYIEENDEVLIAGFGRKGHAVGDIPGVRFKVVKVSGVSLLALFKEKKEKPRS from the exons ATGGG GAAGACACGTGGAATGGGAGCTGGTCGCAAGCTGAAGTCCCATCGTAGGTTGCAGAGGTGGGCTGATAAGGCATATAAGAAGTCGCATCTTGGAAATGAATGGAAGAAACCTTTTGCCGGATCTTCCCATGCTAAGGGCATTGTTCTTGAGAAGAT AGGTATTGAAGCTAAGCAGCCAAACTCTGCTATTAGAAAATGCGCTAGAGTTCAGCTAATTAAAAATGGGAAGAAGATTGCTGCTTTTGTCCCCAATGATGGTTGTTTGAACTACATAGAAGAGAAT GATGAGGTGTTGATTGCTGGTTTTGGACGCAAAGGGCATGCTGTTGGAGATATTCCTGGTGTTAGATTTAAGGTTGTTAAGGTATCTGGCGTTTCTCTTTTGGCTCTCTTtaaagaaaagaaggagaagCCAAGGTCTTAA